ACCTGCCAAATGTTCGGAAATTCGATACTCATCACGTTTACCTAGTAATAAGGAAGGACGAAAGAACAAGGCAGTAGGCAATTGTAGATTTGCGATATCTCGTTCCAGCTTCCCTTTTATTTGATTGTAAAAGAAAAGCGAGTGTACATTAGCACCTAGAGCAGAAACCAATAGAAATTTTTCAGCACCTTGTTGTTTAGCTAGGCGTGCCATAGCCAGTGGATATTCATAGTCAACTTGCTCAAATTGTTTCTTACTTTTGGCCTTCTTTCGTGTGGTGCCAAGACAGCAATAGATATCCGTACATGAGAAAAGAGAGGCGTATTGATCCAGATTTTCAAAAGAAAGAACAGTTTGTTCGAGTTTCGGATGATCAATGGATAGCGCCTTTCGCCCAACCGCATAGATACGCTCGTATTCGGGAGCTTCTAATAAAAAAGTGAGTAAATGTCCTCCTACCAGTCCGCTTGCACCCGCAAGAAGGGCTGTTTTCTTTTGGAGCATGTCAACAATCCTTTCTGACTTCTTCAATCTTTCTTATTATCTCCTATTTTTGCCAGAAAAAAAAGAACATTATGATAGAAAGTAATTATAAAGTAAATAAAAGGTAATAGGCTGTTTGAGCAGTAAAAAAGTTGAAAAAAGCGTACATTTATAATATGATTAGCTTGAAATGTTCGTGTTAAACGAGTAATTACATGTCAGGAGGTTCTTTCCGTGGGGAAAAAGAGAGCACTGATTAGCGTATCTAACAAAACAGGCGTGGTGGAATTTGCAAGCCAGCTTGTCGAGCTAGGTTTTGAGGTCATTTCAACTGGAGGTACAGCGACTCTTTTAGCTGATGCAGGAGTTAAGGTAACAGGAATATCGGAGGTAACCCAATTTCCAGAAATGATGGATGGTCGGGTAAAAACTCTGCACCCAGCTATTCACAGTGGTTTGCTCGCGGTTCGCGATAATGAAGAGCACGCGGAGCAAATGGCGGCCCAAGGTTTTGAATATATTGATATCGTAGCGGTGAACCTTTATCCGTTTAAGGAAACAATTTCTCGTACAGATGTCAGCTATGAGGACGCGATTGAAAATATTGATATTGGCGGCCCAACGATGCTGCGCTCGGCAGCAAAGAACCATGCATACGTGACTGTAGTTGTGGATGCTAATGACTATGAGCTTGTGTTAAATGAAATCCGCGAACAACAAAACACCAGTTTAGAAACGCGCAAACGCCTAGCAGCTAAAGTATTTCGTCATACGGCTGCCTATGATTCTCTCATTTCACGCTATTTAAGCGAACAAACAGGCGAGGAATTGCCAGAGAGCTTCACGGTTACCTATGAAAAGGCTCAGGAGCTTCGCTATGGAGAAAACCCTCATCAGAAGGCAGCCTTTTATCGAGATGCTTTGTCCACTAGCGGCAATATCGCTGCGTGCAAACAACTTCACGGTAAAGAACTTTCCTATAATAATATTAACGATGCTAATGCTGCATTGGCTATATTGGCTGAATTCAACGAGCCAGCAGTGGTTGCCGTAAAACATACCAATCCATGCGGGGTAGGTGTGGGAGTGACCATTCATCAGGCTTATCAAAAAGCGTATGATGCTGATCCCGTCTCTATTTTTGGTGGGATTGTAGCGGCGAATCGCCCGATTGATCGTGAAACAGCTTTACTACTAAAAGAGGTATTCTTAGAAATCATTATTGCCCCAGCTTTTGAACCAGAGGCGTTGGCTGTTTTGCAGGAAAAGAAAAATGTGCGTTTACTTCAGATGGACGAGATAGCCTCTACTGAGCATAAAGGTGCATTGGGTTCTGCTTATCAAATTACTTCTGTGCATGGTGGAGCGCTTGTCCAGGAATGGGATCGCAAATCCCTTGACCCTACTGCTATAATGGTCGTAACTGAACGTTCACCAAGTGAAGAAGAGCTAACTCAACTAGAGTTTGCTTGGAAGGTGGTCAAACACGTTAAGTCTAATGCGATCGTTCTAGCTACATCAGATAAAACGATCGGAGTTGGTGCGGGGCAGATGAACAGAGTAGGTTCAGCCCAAATTGCGATCACACAAGCTGGAGAAGAAGCTAAGGGAGCAGTTCTTGCCTCAGATGCATTTTTCCCAATGTCTGATACAGTAGAAGCAGCAGCTCAAGCAGGAATTACAGCTATTATTCAGCCTGGTGGCTCTATTCGAGACCAAGAATCGATCGATGCGTGCAATCGTCATGGCATTGCTATGATTTTCACAGGTGTCCGTCATTTTAAACATTAAGGGGAGGACAAATAGAATGAAAGTTTTGGTAGTAGGCAGCGGGGGAAGGGAACACACCCTCGTGTGGAAACTGGCACAAAGCCCTCAAGTGGAGAAAATTTTCTGCGCTCCGGGTAATGGTGGAACCGCTGCTCTGGTGCAAAACGTTCCGATCCAAGTGACAGATTATGCGGCACTGGCACAGTTTGCCAAAGATGAGGAAATTGATGTTACCATTGTAGGTCCTGAAGATCCGCTTTTAGGAGGAATTGTAGATTTCTTTACTCTACGTAATCTACCTATATATGGTCCAAGTGCAAATGCCGCAAAGCTGGAAGGCAGTAAATCTTTTGCTAAATGTTTGATGAAAAAATATAATATTCCAACTGCGGAATATGAATCTTTCCTCGATTATGAATCTGCTATCGCTTATGTAAGAGAAAAAGGGGCGCCCATCGTTATTAAAGCGGACGGTCTGGCACAAGGAAAAGGTGTCATTCTAGCTTTTAGCCTAGAGGAAGCAGAAGAAGCAATCCGTCAGATCATGCAGGATAGTAAGTTTGGTCAAGCTGGAAGTCGCGTTGTTATTGAAGAGTTTATGCGCGGGGAAGAATTGACGTTGCTCTCCTTTATTGATGGAGAGACTGTTAAGCCAATGATTCCTTCTCAGGATCATAAGACGGTATTTGACGGGGATAAAGGGCCCAATACCGGCGGAATGGGGGCGTATGCTCCTGTACCTCAAGTAAAGAATAGCGATATACAGCATATAATAGATAAGATTGTTCAACCGATGGCGTCTGCTATGGTAAAGGAAGGTATCCCGTTTCGAGGTGTTTTGTACACGGGATTGATGCTTACCGAGGATGGTCCTAAGGTTGTAGAATTTAATGCCAGATTTGGTGATCCAGAAACACAGGTCACTCTGCCATTATTGGAAACCGATTTAGTGGATATTGTGATGGCCACAATAAATGGAACCTTGGCTGATTTAGATATCAAATGGAGTAAGCAGAGTGCAGTTACGGTTGTTATGGCTTCACCAGGATATCCGGGAGATTATCCTAAGGGAGCTGTTATA
The nucleotide sequence above comes from Brevibacillus laterosporus LMG 15441. Encoded proteins:
- the purH gene encoding bifunctional phosphoribosylaminoimidazolecarboxamide formyltransferase/IMP cyclohydrolase, with translation MGKKRALISVSNKTGVVEFASQLVELGFEVISTGGTATLLADAGVKVTGISEVTQFPEMMDGRVKTLHPAIHSGLLAVRDNEEHAEQMAAQGFEYIDIVAVNLYPFKETISRTDVSYEDAIENIDIGGPTMLRSAAKNHAYVTVVVDANDYELVLNEIREQQNTSLETRKRLAAKVFRHTAAYDSLISRYLSEQTGEELPESFTVTYEKAQELRYGENPHQKAAFYRDALSTSGNIAACKQLHGKELSYNNINDANAALAILAEFNEPAVVAVKHTNPCGVGVGVTIHQAYQKAYDADPVSIFGGIVAANRPIDRETALLLKEVFLEIIIAPAFEPEALAVLQEKKNVRLLQMDEIASTEHKGALGSAYQITSVHGGALVQEWDRKSLDPTAIMVVTERSPSEEELTQLEFAWKVVKHVKSNAIVLATSDKTIGVGAGQMNRVGSAQIAITQAGEEAKGAVLASDAFFPMSDTVEAAAQAGITAIIQPGGSIRDQESIDACNRHGIAMIFTGVRHFKH
- a CDS encoding NAD-dependent epimerase/dehydratase family protein → MKKSERIVDMLQKKTALLAGASGLVGGHLLTFLLEAPEYERIYAVGRKALSIDHPKLEQTVLSFENLDQYASLFSCTDIYCCLGTTRKKAKSKKQFEQVDYEYPLAMARLAKQQGAEKFLLVSALGANVHSLFFYNQIKGKLERDIANLQLPTALFFRPSLLLGKRDEYRISEHLAGKLVPLLSPLLIGPLATYRAIPAEEVAYSMYQAAQQSIFGNHVYDSSLIHDMAQSRFSTS
- the purD gene encoding phosphoribosylamine--glycine ligase → MKVLVVGSGGREHTLVWKLAQSPQVEKIFCAPGNGGTAALVQNVPIQVTDYAALAQFAKDEEIDVTIVGPEDPLLGGIVDFFTLRNLPIYGPSANAAKLEGSKSFAKCLMKKYNIPTAEYESFLDYESAIAYVREKGAPIVIKADGLAQGKGVILAFSLEEAEEAIRQIMQDSKFGQAGSRVVIEEFMRGEELTLLSFIDGETVKPMIPSQDHKTVFDGDKGPNTGGMGAYAPVPQVKNSDIQHIIDKIVQPMASAMVKEGIPFRGVLYTGLMLTEDGPKVVEFNARFGDPETQVTLPLLETDLVDIVMATINGTLADLDIKWSKQSAVTVVMASPGYPGDYPKGAVISGLDVSVADSPEEDKQEMVFHAGTKQEAGHFVTNGGRVLAVTALGDSLQLAKEKAYQAVANISFTGAHYRRDIADKAFKKV